GCATCCGCCTTCGGGGAGAAAATGCGCCGAACCGCGTCCGGCGAAGACGATCCGGTCTTGCGCGGCCGCTTGCAGGAAAACCGCGCGATAGTACGCGGCGAAACGGCTGCCCTCGGTCTTCCGCTCCCAGAAGTGGGGGTTGCGCACGTCAAACCATTTCACCTGCTCGGCGCTCACGTTGAAGCGCTTGGCCGTCTCGGCGATCAGTTGCTCACCGGTCTGGAACCGGTAACCGAGTTCCCGCGCCGCGAGTTCGCCGAGCTCGACGCCCCTGCTGCCGATCTGCTGACTGATCGCGATAACCGCCATCGATGCTCCCCAAGCCGACGAGGTTCTTTTGCCGATGCCCGCCGCCATATTAGGTTCGTGACCGCACATAGGGCAAACCAGTCTGCGATGGAATCGCCGTCGAGGTGAAGATAGTATCTGCGCGGCCCACAGGGTGGACTGTCGCCGGGCGCTCCGTGGCGCATCTCCAGGCATGGAAGGAACGATGGAAGAATCGATGACACTCAAGCGCGGCGCGAAACGCGGCGTCGCGCCGCGAATTGGCGCGAATGCGCCCGCCAATGACTTGACCCGGGAGCTAGCGCTGGCAAAGAAGGCCGCGCGCGCCGCCGGCGAGATTTTGCGCGGTCATTGGCGCCGTGGCGGTTACGAGATCGGATCGAAGGGCCACGACAATCCGGTCACCGCGGCCGACCTCGAGGCCGATCGCGCAATCAAGAAGTTGCTCCGCGGTCCATTTCCCGGCTACGGATGGCTCTCGGAGGAGACCGCGGACAACGACGACCGGCTGAAATGCCGGCGCGTGTGGATCGTCGATCCGCTCGACGGCACCAAGGAGTTCATCAAGGGCATCCCCGAGTTCGCGGTCGCGATCGCGCTCGTCGAAGATGGAGTGCCGGTGCTCGGCGTGACGTACAATCCGATCAAGCGCGAGATGTACTGGGCGGCGCGCGGGGTCGGATGTCACTTGAATGCGCGGCGGGTGCGGGTCACGCGCAAGCGAACGCTCAAAGGCGCGACCGTGCTTGCCAGCCGCAGCGAAACCGCGCGCGGCGAGTGGCAGGCGTTTCGCGGAGTGCTGAAAGTGAGCCCGACCGGCAGCGTCGCGTATAAGCTCGCGATGGTCGCGGCGGGCAACGCCGACGCGACGTTCACGCGCTCGCCAAAAAGCGAGTGGGACATCGCGTCCGGAGCGGCGTTGGTCATCGAAGCGGGCGGCGTGATCACCGATATCAAGGGACGCGAGATTCGTTTCAATCAGCGCAACGTGAAGCTCGAAGGGCTGATCGCGGACAACACCGCGCTGCACGCGGCGTTGATGAAGGTGGCGCCTCATCCGGCGCGCAAGTCGTAGCCGGTAAGCAGCGGAACCTACGGCGCGGCGGAGGCGGCGGCGATTTCATAACGCGCGCGGCCCGGCCCGGTTTCGGGCAGGAAGTAAAACATCACGATCGGCAGGAATTGGAAGACCAGAAAGCCGAGCATCACGGTGCGCAGTCCAATCCGCGCCGCGAGCGCGCCGCCGAGAAAGGGCGAGATGAACGCGCCGAGGTAGCCGACGGCCCAAACGAAGCCGATTGCGGCTCCCAGCCGCGTCGGGTTCATGCCGGGCGATTCCATCAGCAGGGTTGTGAGCGCGGCGAGCGATCCCGCCGCTCCGATCCCGACCAGCACCAGCGAGAGCCTGATCCACATCGGATCGCGCAGTACAATCGCGCCGGCGCATCCGATCAGGTTGGTGAACGCGATCGGCCACGTGAACGGCTTGCGCAGCCCCGATATCCCGGTGCCGATTCCGCCGCCCAACGCCGCGAACAGGCCGGCCAGCGGCAGCACCTGCGTCATCAGCGAGGCTTGGGAGAGCGTCATGGCGCGGTAGGTGCGGAAGAACTCGGGTAAAAACGCGGTGTAAATCTGGAACACCCACATCCCGCCGAACAGCCCGGCCGCGATCAAGAGCACGTTGCGCATCTTGGCGACTTCCATCAGCGCTGACCCGCGCTGGGCCGGCGCTTCGACCGCGCCCGGTGCGGACGCGCTGGTTTCAATCCGGCGCTCGCGGCCGAAAAGCGTCCACAACAGCGCGACGCCCGCCGATCCGACGCCGTACCACAGCAGCACCATCCGCCACGACCCGACCGCCGCGAACAGCGCCGGTGTCGCGCGGAACACGACGGTGAGTCCGACGTAGCTGAAGGCGAAGTTGATCATGTTGATGTACGGCCATTCGCCTGCGCCGAACCATTGCATCGTGAGCGTGCCGGGCGGCGCGATCACGAGTCCGTAGCCGACCCCTTCCAGCACGCGGCAGGCGAGCAGCGCGGCGAAATCAGGCGCGTAGCCGCTGGCGACCTGTCCGATCGCCAGCAACCAGATTCCGATCACCAGCGCGCGCAGCGCGCCGATCCGCTCGGCGACCACGGCGCCCAAGAGCGAGAAGACGCCGATGCATAGCGCGATGATCGAGATGATCAGGCCCGCATCGCCAAGCGAGATGTTGAGCCCGTTCCTTATTTCCTGGAGTATCGGCGCGGGCGCGAGCCAGGCCAGCGACTGCGTGGTCAACAGCAGCAGCAGCAGGACTTCGATAATCCATCGGTAGGGCGAGAGTTTGCCGGGCTGGTTCATCGATTATTCGCGCTCCCGTTCGTGCTCACGGTATAGCCCGCCTCCCGGCCACCGCGCCACCGGAAAGCCGGTGCCGCGCCGCGCGCGAGACTTCAGATCATCTGCTCGCCGCTGGCCCATCGCAGGTAGAAGAACATTCCGAGGCCATAGACCGCCGCGATCAGAAAAAAGACCGCGCTGAACGACCTGGTCGCCTGCACAATCAGCCCCGTTGCAGCGACGCCGACGATGCCGGGGATGGTCGCGATAGTGTTCGAGATTCCCATCAGGATTCCGGCGTAGGTCGGGGCGACGTCCAGGTGATTCACCCCGAAGGCCGCGGAACTGATGCCGTTAGCCGAGGCTGCGAGCGTGAGCAGCGCAATCGCCATCGCCGGTGAACCGGCCGCGGGCACTGTCAGCAGCGATATCGCACCGATCGCAAATGCCGCGCTCTGCATCGACTTTCGCACCGTGCCGACGCCGAGGCCGCGCGCGATAAGGGCGTCGGCCAGCCAGCCCGAGAAACTTATCGTGAAGAAGGTCGCGATCCATGGAATTATCGAATACCCGCCGACTCGTTCCAGCGGCACGCCAAACGTGTGATGCAGATAGGTCGGCATCCAGAGCAGCAGAATGTTAAATCCGAAGTTGCTGCAAAAATGCGCGACGACGATCGCCCATACCGCTTTCTCGCGCGCGATTGCCGCCCACGGCACCCGGACCGCGCGCGGCGCGGCCGAGCGCATCGACATGATCAGTTCGAGTTCGGCGGCGCCGATGCGCGATGAGGTCTCAGGCCGGTCGGCGGCCAGGTACATCCAGACTACGACCCATGCTGCGCCGAGCGCGCCCGAAATATAGAACAATGCGGGCCATCCGAAAGACGTGATAATCAGCGGACTTGCACTGAGCGCGGCGACGGTGCCCACGTACATCCCGCTATAGTTGACCGATAGCACGCGCGCGCGCTCGGAGGGCAACGTCCAGCGGGCAGTGAGACTGTGGATCGATGGAAAGTTCACCCCCTCGCCCAGCCCGAGCAGCACGCGAGCCGCGAGCAGCGCGGAAAATGTCGCGGCCGCGGCGAAAGGGGTAACGAAGGTTGCCAGCGACCAGATCGCGACCCCGGCCGCCAGCACGCGATGGCCGCCGAATCGATCGGCCATCCATCCACCGACGAGCTGCGTCCACAGGTATCCCCAGAACACCGCCGACAGCACGAACCCCTGCGCGGCGGAAGTGTAGCCGAATTGGCGGGCAAGCGGGATTATCGCAACCGAGATGCTGATGCGATCGATGTAGCAAAGCGCGGTGCCGAGAAAGAACAGCGCGACGACCGTATAGCGTTGCGGCCATCGCGCAATTCCAGACGGGGTATCGCGCGCACGTGCAGGCTCGCCCATGATGCAGTGGAGCTTAAGCTGTGCGATGCAATCTTGGCCAGACCGGTGATTTTGGCGCGCGCAAGCAAAAGACGCGGGAGCAATTCCTCTCGCGGCTGGAAGGAATCGGTTGCGCTTGAAGTCGAATCGGCGCTGCGGACACTTCCTATCTTCCGACTGCGTGGCGCACGGTGTTCAGGATATAGATGAAGTCGCGCGGCGAGCGCACGTCACCGAGCAACGCCACTCGCGAAAGCACCTCCATCTCGTCGCCTGCAATGTTGTGAAGGCGCTGCAGTTGCTCGTTCTTCTTGAAATCTTCCCAGGCCGAATCGGCCGCTGACTCGGTCTCGTGGCGAACCAGAAACTGCATGCGCAGCAGACGGATCACGAAGGCCATAAGCGCGTCGAGTTTGGCGGCGTGATTTATACCGAATCGGCGGAGAAGGCGGCCCGGTTCATCATGGATTGCAATCAGAATCTGATTCCGCTGGTCTTCTTCCACGATGTGAACGGATTCATGGTAGGGCGGGACGCGGAGTGGAGCGGCATTATTAAAGCTGGGGCGAAGATGGTGAATGCGGTGGCGAATTCGGTGGTGCCGAAGATTACGGTCATCGTCGGAGGATCGTTCGGCGCGGGACACTATGCGATGTGCGGGAAGGCATATGACCCGCGCTTTGTGTTTGCCTGGCCGACGGCCCGGTATGCAGTGATGAGCGGCGATTCGGCGGCGGGAACCCTGGTCGAGATTAAGGTGAAACAACTGGAGCGCGGCGGCAAGAAGCTGAGCGAAGAAGAAAAGACGGAACTCTACGAATCGGTGAAGCGCACTTATGACGAACAGACCGATCCGCGTTATGGCGCGGCGCGGCTGTGGATTGATAAGATCATCGATCCGATCGAGACCCGCGATGCGATCACGCAGGCGCTGGAGGCGGCGGCTTTAAATCCGGATGTGCCGGAGTTCAAGGTGGGAGTGCTGCAAACCTAACTTCTTTCGCCACGGATTTACGCGGGTTTACACGGGTTTGGGAAAAAGTTATTGACCTGCGTGAATCCATGAAATCCGTGGATAGACTTTCGCTATGAGTGAGCAGGTCAAGTTAATCGAATGTCCGCGGGATGCATGGCAAGGCTTGAAGGGCATGATCCCTGAAGGTTTGAAAGTGGACTATCTGAAGGCATTGATTAGCGTGGGGTTCAAGCATATTGACGCGGTGTCATTCGTATCGCCTAAGGCTGTCCCGCAGATGGCGGACTCGGAAGAAGTGTTGAAAGAACTCGATCCCCCCGATGACGTGGAGATCATCGGGATTGTGGTCAATGAAAAGGGGGCAGAACGGGCAATCCAAACGCAG
Above is a window of Candidatus Binatus sp. DNA encoding:
- a CDS encoding ACS family MFS transporter, producing MGEPARARDTPSGIARWPQRYTVVALFFLGTALCYIDRISISVAIIPLARQFGYTSAAQGFVLSAVFWGYLWTQLVGGWMADRFGGHRVLAAGVAIWSLATFVTPFAAAATFSALLAARVLLGLGEGVNFPSIHSLTARWTLPSERARVLSVNYSGMYVGTVAALSASPLIITSFGWPALFYISGALGAAWVVVWMYLAADRPETSSRIGAAELELIMSMRSAAPRAVRVPWAAIAREKAVWAIVVAHFCSNFGFNILLLWMPTYLHHTFGVPLERVGGYSIIPWIATFFTISFSGWLADALIARGLGVGTVRKSMQSAAFAIGAISLLTVPAAGSPAMAIALLTLAASANGISSAAFGVNHLDVAPTYAGILMGISNTIATIPGIVGVAATGLIVQATRSFSAVFFLIAAVYGLGMFFYLRWASGEQMI
- a CDS encoding 3'(2'),5'-bisphosphate nucleotidase CysQ yields the protein MTLKRGAKRGVAPRIGANAPANDLTRELALAKKAARAAGEILRGHWRRGGYEIGSKGHDNPVTAADLEADRAIKKLLRGPFPGYGWLSEETADNDDRLKCRRVWIVDPLDGTKEFIKGIPEFAVAIALVEDGVPVLGVTYNPIKREMYWAARGVGCHLNARRVRVTRKRTLKGATVLASRSETARGEWQAFRGVLKVSPTGSVAYKLAMVAAGNADATFTRSPKSEWDIASGAALVIEAGGVITDIKGREIRFNQRNVKLEGLIADNTALHAALMKVAPHPARKS
- a CDS encoding MFS transporter; its protein translation is MNQPGKLSPYRWIIEVLLLLLLTTQSLAWLAPAPILQEIRNGLNISLGDAGLIISIIALCIGVFSLLGAVVAERIGALRALVIGIWLLAIGQVASGYAPDFAALLACRVLEGVGYGLVIAPPGTLTMQWFGAGEWPYINMINFAFSYVGLTVVFRATPALFAAVGSWRMVLLWYGVGSAGVALLWTLFGRERRIETSASAPGAVEAPAQRGSALMEVAKMRNVLLIAAGLFGGMWVFQIYTAFLPEFFRTYRAMTLSQASLMTQVLPLAGLFAALGGGIGTGISGLRKPFTWPIAFTNLIGCAGAIVLRDPMWIRLSLVLVGIGAAGSLAALTTLLMESPGMNPTRLGAAIGFVWAVGYLGAFISPFLGGALAARIGLRTVMLGFLVFQFLPIVMFYFLPETGPGRARYEIAAASAAP